A stretch of the Vitis riparia cultivar Riparia Gloire de Montpellier isolate 1030 chromosome 13, EGFV_Vit.rip_1.0, whole genome shotgun sequence genome encodes the following:
- the LOC117928174 gene encoding putative disease resistance RPP13-like protein 1 isoform X3, whose amino-acid sequence MADALLSASLNVLFDRLASPELINFIRRRNLSDELLDELKRKLVVVLNVLDDAEVKQFSNPNVKNWLVHVKDAVYDAEDLLDEIATDALRCKMEAADSQIGGTHKAWKWNKFAACVKAPTAIQSMESRVRGMIALLEKIALEKVGFVLAEGGGEKLSPRPRSPISTSLEDESFVLGRDEIQKEMVKWLLSDNSTGEKMEVMSIVGMGGSGKTTLARLLYNDEGVKEHFHLKAWVCVSTEFLLIKVTKTILEEIGSKTDSDNLNKLQLELKDQLSNKKFLLVLDDIWNLKPRDEGYMEFSDLEGWNSLRTPLLAAAQGSKIVVTSRDQSVATTMRAGRTHRLGELSPQHCWRLFEKLAFQDRDSNAFLELEPIGRQIVDKCQGLPLAVKALGRLLRSKVEKREWEDVFDSEIWHLPSGPEILPSLRLSYHHLSLPLKHCFAYCSIFPRNHEFDKEKLILLWMAEGLLHPQQGDKRRMEEIACTDWESMPKKAGLLYANQVDIFRRSKCTSWTIEWRFHSTVLFYQAPGARWALSNFPFLNIQRYFLFLAD is encoded by the exons ATGGCGGACGCACTCCTCTCGGCTTCGCTCAACGTTCTCTTCGATAGGTTGGCTTCTCCAGAGCTCATAAACTTCATTCGGCGACGGAACCTTAGCGATGAACTCCTCGACGAGTTGAAGAGGAAACTAGTGGTGGTTCTCAATGTGCTCGATGATGCGGAGGTGAAGCAATTTTCAAACCCAAATGTCAAAAATTGGCTGGTCCATGTCAAGGATGCTGTGTATGATGCGGAAGACCTGTTGGATGAGATCGCTACCGACGCTTTGCGGTGCAAGATGGAAGCTGCTGACTCCCAAATCGGTGGGACTCATAAGGCGTGGAAATGGAACAAGTTCGCTGCTTGTGTTAAGGCTCCAACTGCTATCCAAAGCATGGAGTCCAGGGTCAGGGGCATGATTGCTCTACTAGAAAAAATTGCACTAGAAAAAGTTGGGTTCGTGCTGGCAGAAGGTGGGGGTGAGAAACTGTCACCAAGACCAAGATCACCAATATCCACTTCGTTGGAGGATGAGTCCTTTGTGCTCGGCAGGGATGAAATTCAGAAGGAGATGGTGAAGTGGTTGCTTTCTGACAATTCAACAGGCGAAAAAATGGAGGTGATGTCCATAGTGGGCATGGGCGGCAGCGGCAAGACCACGCTTGCTCGGCTTCTCTATAACGATGAGGGAGTGAAGGAACACTTCCACTTGAAAGCATGGGTCTGTGTTTCCACTGAGTTTCTTCTTATCAAGGTCACCAAAACAATTCTTGAGGAAATCGGTTCTAAAACTGATTCTGACAACCTAAATAAGCTTCAGCTTGAACTCAAAGACCAACTTAGTAACAAGAAATTTCTGCTTGTTCTCGATGACATCTGGAATTTGAAGCCTCGTGATGAAGGTTATATGGAGTTTAGCGATCTTGAAGGTTGGAATAGTCTACGAACTCCACTCCTCGCTGCAGCACAGGGAAGCAAGATTGTCGTGACCAGTCGTGATCAATCTGTTGCAACAACCATGCGTGCAGGCCGCACTCATCGTCTGGGAGAATTAAGCCCTCAACATTGTTGGAGGCTTTTTGAAAAGCTTGCATTTCAAGACAGAGACTCCAACGCATTCCTTGAGCTTGAACCCATAGGTAGACAGATTGTGGACAAGTGCCAAGGATTGCCTTTGGCTGTAAAAGCACTCGGTCGTCTCTTGCGCTCTAAGGTCGAAAAAAGGGAATGGGAGGATGTCTTCGACAGTGAAATATGGCATCTGCCAAGTGGTCCTGAAATTCTTCCATCTTTGAGATTGAGCTATCATCATCTTTCTCTACCTCTGAAGCATTGTTTTGCATATTGTTCAATTTTTCCCCGGAACCATGAATTCGATAAAGAGAAGCTGATTTTATTATGGATGGCAGAAGGCCTTTTACATCCACAGCAAGGCGACAAAAGAAGAATGGAAGAGATAG CTTGCACTGATTGGGAGTCCATGCCAAAAAAGGCTGGTCTATTGTATGCTAACCAAGTGGACATCTTCAGAAG ATCTAAATGCACTAGTTGGACAATTGAATGGCGGTTTCATTCAACAGTGTTGTTTTACCAGGCCCCGG GTGCCAGGTGGGCTCTGTCAAATTTTCCATTCCTAAATATCCAAAggtatttccttttccttgcTGATTGA
- the LOC117928174 gene encoding putative disease resistance protein RGA4 isoform X1 codes for MADALLSASLNVLFDRLASPELINFIRRRNLSDELLDELKRKLVVVLNVLDDAEVKQFSNPNVKNWLVHVKDAVYDAEDLLDEIATDALRCKMEAADSQIGGTHKAWKWNKFAACVKAPTAIQSMESRVRGMIALLEKIALEKVGFVLAEGGGEKLSPRPRSPISTSLEDESFVLGRDEIQKEMVKWLLSDNSTGEKMEVMSIVGMGGSGKTTLARLLYNDEGVKEHFHLKAWVCVSTEFLLIKVTKTILEEIGSKTDSDNLNKLQLELKDQLSNKKFLLVLDDIWNLKPRDEGYMEFSDLEGWNSLRTPLLAAAQGSKIVVTSRDQSVATTMRAGRTHRLGELSPQHCWRLFEKLAFQDRDSNAFLELEPIGRQIVDKCQGLPLAVKALGRLLRSKVEKREWEDVFDSEIWHLPSGPEILPSLRLSYHHLSLPLKHCFAYCSIFPRNHEFDKEKLILLWMAEGLLHPQQGDKRRMEEIGESYFDELLAKSFFQKSIKKKSYFVMHDLIHALAQHVSEVFCAQEEDDDKVPKVSEKTRHFLYFKSDYDRMVTFKKFEAIIKAKSLRTFLEVKPSQYKPWYILSKRVLQDILPKMRCLRVLSLRGYNITDLPKSIGNLKHLRYLDLSFTMIQKLPESVCYLCNLQTMILRRCSCLNELPSRMGKLINLRYLDIFRCDSLIDMSTYDIGRLKSLQRLTYFIVGQKNGLRIGELRELSKIRGTLHISNVNNVVSVNDALQANMKDKSYLDELTLNWESGWVTNGSITQHDATTDDILNSLQPHPNLKQLSITNYPGARFPNWLGDSSVLLNLLSLELRGCGNCSTLPLLRQLTHLKYLQISGMNEVECVGSEFHGNASFQSLETLSFEDMMNWEKWLCCGEFPRLQKLSLQECPKLTGKLPEQLPSLEELVIVECPQLLMASLTVPAIRELRMVDFGKLQLQMPACDFTALQTSEIEISDVSQWRQLPVAPHQLSIIKCDSMESLLEEEILQSNIHYLKIYYCCFSRSLNKVGLPATLKSLSISNCTKVDLLLPELFRCHLPVLERLSIDGGVIDDSFSLSFSLGIFPKLTDFTIDDLEGLEKLSISISEGDPTSLCSLHLWNCPNLETIELFALNLKSCWISSCSKLRSLAHTHSYIQELGLWDCPELLFPREGLPSNLRQLQFQSCNKLTPQVEWGLQRLTSLTFLGMKGGCEDMELFPKECLLPSSLTNLSIWNLPNLKSFDSRGLQRLTSLLELKIINCPELQFSTGSVLQHLIALKELRIDKCPRLQSLTEVGLQHLTSLKRLHISECPKLQYLTKQRLQDSSSLPHLISLKQFQIEDCPMLQSLTEEGLQHLTSLKALEIRSCRKLKYLTKERLPDSLSYLHVNGCPLLEQRCQFEKGEEWRYIAHIPEIVINRVLF; via the coding sequence ATGGCGGACGCACTCCTCTCGGCTTCGCTCAACGTTCTCTTCGATAGGTTGGCTTCTCCAGAGCTCATAAACTTCATTCGGCGACGGAACCTTAGCGATGAACTCCTCGACGAGTTGAAGAGGAAACTAGTGGTGGTTCTCAATGTGCTCGATGATGCGGAGGTGAAGCAATTTTCAAACCCAAATGTCAAAAATTGGCTGGTCCATGTCAAGGATGCTGTGTATGATGCGGAAGACCTGTTGGATGAGATCGCTACCGACGCTTTGCGGTGCAAGATGGAAGCTGCTGACTCCCAAATCGGTGGGACTCATAAGGCGTGGAAATGGAACAAGTTCGCTGCTTGTGTTAAGGCTCCAACTGCTATCCAAAGCATGGAGTCCAGGGTCAGGGGCATGATTGCTCTACTAGAAAAAATTGCACTAGAAAAAGTTGGGTTCGTGCTGGCAGAAGGTGGGGGTGAGAAACTGTCACCAAGACCAAGATCACCAATATCCACTTCGTTGGAGGATGAGTCCTTTGTGCTCGGCAGGGATGAAATTCAGAAGGAGATGGTGAAGTGGTTGCTTTCTGACAATTCAACAGGCGAAAAAATGGAGGTGATGTCCATAGTGGGCATGGGCGGCAGCGGCAAGACCACGCTTGCTCGGCTTCTCTATAACGATGAGGGAGTGAAGGAACACTTCCACTTGAAAGCATGGGTCTGTGTTTCCACTGAGTTTCTTCTTATCAAGGTCACCAAAACAATTCTTGAGGAAATCGGTTCTAAAACTGATTCTGACAACCTAAATAAGCTTCAGCTTGAACTCAAAGACCAACTTAGTAACAAGAAATTTCTGCTTGTTCTCGATGACATCTGGAATTTGAAGCCTCGTGATGAAGGTTATATGGAGTTTAGCGATCTTGAAGGTTGGAATAGTCTACGAACTCCACTCCTCGCTGCAGCACAGGGAAGCAAGATTGTCGTGACCAGTCGTGATCAATCTGTTGCAACAACCATGCGTGCAGGCCGCACTCATCGTCTGGGAGAATTAAGCCCTCAACATTGTTGGAGGCTTTTTGAAAAGCTTGCATTTCAAGACAGAGACTCCAACGCATTCCTTGAGCTTGAACCCATAGGTAGACAGATTGTGGACAAGTGCCAAGGATTGCCTTTGGCTGTAAAAGCACTCGGTCGTCTCTTGCGCTCTAAGGTCGAAAAAAGGGAATGGGAGGATGTCTTCGACAGTGAAATATGGCATCTGCCAAGTGGTCCTGAAATTCTTCCATCTTTGAGATTGAGCTATCATCATCTTTCTCTACCTCTGAAGCATTGTTTTGCATATTGTTCAATTTTTCCCCGGAACCATGAATTCGATAAAGAGAAGCTGATTTTATTATGGATGGCAGAAGGCCTTTTACATCCACAGCAAGGCGACAAAAGAAGAATGGAAGAGATAGGTGAGTCATATTTTGATGAGCTTTTGGCAAagtcatttttccaaaaatctattaaaaaaaaatcatactttGTAATGCATGATCTAATACATGCATTGGCTCAACATGTGTCTGAAGTTTTTTGTGctcaagaagaagatgatgataagGTACCAAAAGTATCTGAAAAGACTCGTCACTTTTTGTACTTTAAAAGTGATTATGACCGAATGGTTACATTTAAAAAGTTTGAGGCTATTATCAAAGCTAAATCTCTTCGCACATTCTTAGAGGTAAAGCCATCACAATACAAGCCTTGGTATATTTTGAGTAAAAGAGTTTTGCAAGATATATTGCCAAAAATGCGATGTCTACGCGTGTTGTCATTACGTGGATATAACATAACTGATTTACCTAAATCGATAGGTAATTTAAAACATTTGCGTTACTTGGATCTATCTTTCACAATGATCCAAAAATTACCTGAATCAGTATGTTATTTGTGCAATTTACAAACGATGATACTAAGAAGATGTTCATGTCTTAATGAATTGCCTTCAAGGATGGGGAAATTGATTAATTTGCGTTATCTTGATATTTTTAGATGTGATTCATTGATAGATATGTCAACTTATGATATTGGTAGATTAAAAAGTTTACAAAGATTGACTTATTTTATTGTGGGCCAAAAGAATGGATTAAGAATTGGAGAATTGAGGGAGCTTTCAAAGATTCGAGGAACACTTCATATTTCAAACGTAAATAATGTGGTGAGTGTTAACGATGCATTACAGGCTAATATGAAGGATAAGAGTTATCTTGATGAGTTAACCTTGAATTGGGAATCTGGTTGGGTTACAAATGGTAGTATTACACAACATGATGCTACAACTGATGATATACTCAACAGTTTACAACCTcatccaaatttaaaacaactctCCATCACAAACTATCCTGGTGCAAGATTTCCAAATTGGCTTGGAGATTCTTCAGTACTCTTGAATCTCTTGTCCCTTGAGCTTCGGGGTTGTGGCAATTGCTCAACACTGCCACTACTTAGGCAGCTAACCCATCTTAAATATCTACAGATCTCAGGAATGAATGAAGTAGAGTGTGTGGGTAGTGAGTTTCATGGGAATGCTTCCTTTCAATCCCTAGAAACACTATCATTTGAGGATATGATGAATTGGGAGAAATGGTTATGTTGTGGAGAATTCCCTCGTCTCCAAAAGCTTTCTTTACAGGAGTGCCCCAAACTCACTGGGAAATTACCAGAACAACTTCCTTCATTGGAGGAACTTGTAATTGTTGAATGTCCGCAGCTGCTTATGGCTTCACTCACTGTTCCTGCTATTCGTGAATTGAGGATGGTGGATTTTGGTAAATTGCAGTTGCAAATGCCAGCTTGTGACTTCACAGCTCTTCAAACTtcagaaattgaaatttcagacGTATCTCAGTGGAGGCAACTTCCAGTGGCACCACACCAGCTCTCAATTATAAAATGTGATTCTATGGAGTCTCTACTAGAGGAGGAAATCTTGCAAAGCAACATACATTATCTGAAAATCTATTATTGTTGTTTCTCTAGATCTCTGAACAAAGTTGGTTTACCAGCTACATTGAAATCACTATCAATCTCTAACTGTACCAAAGTGGACCTTCTTCTACCTGAGTTGTTCAGATGCCATCTCCCAGTCCTTGAGAGGCTAAGCATCGATGGTGGTGTTATCGATGATTCTTTCTCATTGTCCTTCTCATTAGGCATCTTCCCAAAGTTGACTGATTTCACGATCGACGATCTTGAGGGGCTTGAGAAGCTCTCCATTTCAATTTCAGAGGGAGATCCCACGTCTTTATGTTCCTTGCATCTATGGAATTGCCCTAATCTTGAAACTATCGAATTGTTCGCTCTCAACTTGAAGTCTTGTTGGATCTCTAGTTGCTCCAAGCTCAGGTCGTTGGCACACACGCACTCATATATACAAGAGCTGGGTTTATGGGATTGTCCAGAATTGCTGTTTCCGAGAGAGGGTTTGCCTTCCAACCTACGTCAACTTCAATTTCAAAGCTGTAACAAACTCACGCCGCAGGTGGAGTGGGGTTTGCAAAGGCTGACCTCTCTTACATTTTTAGGAATGAAAGGTGGATGTGAAGACATGGAATTATTTCCCAAGGAGTGTCTGCTGCCCTCTTCTCTGACTAATCTTTCAATCTGGAATCTTCCAAATCTCAAGTCTTTTGACAGCAGGGGGCTTCAACGACTTACCTCTCTTTTAGAATTAAAGATCATAAACTGCCCAGAGCTCCAGTTCTCGACAGGGTCGGTTCTTCAACACCTTATCGCTCTCAAAGAATTACGAATTGATAAATGCCCAAGGCTCCAATCCTTGACAGAAGTGGGCCTTCAACACCTTACCTCTCTTAAAAGATTGCACATCTCCGAGTGCCCTAAGCTCCAATACTTAACAAAACAGAGACTGCAAGACTCCTCGAGTCTTCCACACCTCATCTCTCTCAAACAATTCCAAATCGAGGATTGCCCAATGCTCCAATCCTTGACAGAAGAGGGTCTTCAACACCTCACCTCTCTTAAAGCATTAGAGATCAGAAGCTGTCGCAAGCTCAAATACTTGACAAAAGAGAGACTTCCAGACTCCCTCTCTTATCTGCATGTCAACGGGTGTCCTTTACTGGAACAACGGTGTCAATTTGAGAAAGGGGAAGAATGGCGTTATATAGCTCACATTCCAGAAATAGTGATCAACCGTGTGCTATTTTAA
- the LOC117928174 gene encoding putative disease resistance RPP13-like protein 1 isoform X5: MADALLSASLNVLFDRLASPELINFIRRRNLSDELLDELKRKLVVVLNVLDDAEVKQFSNPNVKNWLVHVKDAVYDAEDLLDEIATDALRCKMEAADSQIGGTHKAWKWNKFAACVKAPTAIQSMESRVRGMIALLEKIALEKVGFVLAEGGGEKLSPRPRSPISTSLEDESFVLGRDEIQKEMVKWLLSDNSTGEKMEVMSIVGMGGSGKTTLARLLYNDEGVKEHFHLKAWVCVSTEFLLIKVTKTILEEIGSKTDSDNLNKLQLELKDQLSNKKFLLVLDDIWNLKPRDEGYMEFSDLEGWNSLRTPLLAAAQGSKIVVTSRDQSVATTMRAGRTHRLGELSPQHCWRLFEKLAFQDRDSNAFLELEPIGRQIVDKCQGLPLAVKALGRLLRSKVEKREWEDVFDSEIWHLPSGPEILPSLRLSYHHLSLPLKHCFAYCSIFPRNHEFDKEKLILLWMAEGLLHPQQGDKRRMEEIDLNALVGQLNGGFIQQCCFTRPRRRCQVGSVKFSIPKYPKVFPFPC, from the exons ATGGCGGACGCACTCCTCTCGGCTTCGCTCAACGTTCTCTTCGATAGGTTGGCTTCTCCAGAGCTCATAAACTTCATTCGGCGACGGAACCTTAGCGATGAACTCCTCGACGAGTTGAAGAGGAAACTAGTGGTGGTTCTCAATGTGCTCGATGATGCGGAGGTGAAGCAATTTTCAAACCCAAATGTCAAAAATTGGCTGGTCCATGTCAAGGATGCTGTGTATGATGCGGAAGACCTGTTGGATGAGATCGCTACCGACGCTTTGCGGTGCAAGATGGAAGCTGCTGACTCCCAAATCGGTGGGACTCATAAGGCGTGGAAATGGAACAAGTTCGCTGCTTGTGTTAAGGCTCCAACTGCTATCCAAAGCATGGAGTCCAGGGTCAGGGGCATGATTGCTCTACTAGAAAAAATTGCACTAGAAAAAGTTGGGTTCGTGCTGGCAGAAGGTGGGGGTGAGAAACTGTCACCAAGACCAAGATCACCAATATCCACTTCGTTGGAGGATGAGTCCTTTGTGCTCGGCAGGGATGAAATTCAGAAGGAGATGGTGAAGTGGTTGCTTTCTGACAATTCAACAGGCGAAAAAATGGAGGTGATGTCCATAGTGGGCATGGGCGGCAGCGGCAAGACCACGCTTGCTCGGCTTCTCTATAACGATGAGGGAGTGAAGGAACACTTCCACTTGAAAGCATGGGTCTGTGTTTCCACTGAGTTTCTTCTTATCAAGGTCACCAAAACAATTCTTGAGGAAATCGGTTCTAAAACTGATTCTGACAACCTAAATAAGCTTCAGCTTGAACTCAAAGACCAACTTAGTAACAAGAAATTTCTGCTTGTTCTCGATGACATCTGGAATTTGAAGCCTCGTGATGAAGGTTATATGGAGTTTAGCGATCTTGAAGGTTGGAATAGTCTACGAACTCCACTCCTCGCTGCAGCACAGGGAAGCAAGATTGTCGTGACCAGTCGTGATCAATCTGTTGCAACAACCATGCGTGCAGGCCGCACTCATCGTCTGGGAGAATTAAGCCCTCAACATTGTTGGAGGCTTTTTGAAAAGCTTGCATTTCAAGACAGAGACTCCAACGCATTCCTTGAGCTTGAACCCATAGGTAGACAGATTGTGGACAAGTGCCAAGGATTGCCTTTGGCTGTAAAAGCACTCGGTCGTCTCTTGCGCTCTAAGGTCGAAAAAAGGGAATGGGAGGATGTCTTCGACAGTGAAATATGGCATCTGCCAAGTGGTCCTGAAATTCTTCCATCTTTGAGATTGAGCTATCATCATCTTTCTCTACCTCTGAAGCATTGTTTTGCATATTGTTCAATTTTTCCCCGGAACCATGAATTCGATAAAGAGAAGCTGATTTTATTATGGATGGCAGAAGGCCTTTTACATCCACAGCAAGGCGACAAAAGAAGAATGGAAGAGATAG ATCTAAATGCACTAGTTGGACAATTGAATGGCGGTTTCATTCAACAGTGTTGTTTTACCAGGCCCCGG CGCAGGTGCCAGGTGGGCTCTGTCAAATTTTCCATTCCTAAATATCCAAAggtatttccttttccttgcTGA
- the LOC117928174 gene encoding putative disease resistance RPP13-like protein 1 isoform X6: protein MADALLSASLNVLFDRLASPELINFIRRRNLSDELLDELKRKLVVVLNVLDDAEVKQFSNPNVKNWLVHVKDAVYDAEDLLDEIATDALRCKMEAADSQIGGTHKAWKWNKFAACVKAPTAIQSMESRVRGMIALLEKIALEKVGFVLAEGGGEKLSPRPRSPISTSLEDESFVLGRDEIQKEMVKWLLSDNSTGEKMEVMSIVGMGGSGKTTLARLLYNDEGVKEHFHLKAWVCVSTEFLLIKVTKTILEEIGSKTDSDNLNKLQLELKDQLSNKKFLLVLDDIWNLKPRDEGYMEFSDLEGWNSLRTPLLAAAQGSKIVVTSRDQSVATTMRAGRTHRLGELSPQHCWRLFEKLAFQDRDSNAFLELEPIGRQIVDKCQGLPLAVKALGRLLRSKVEKREWEDVFDSEIWHLPSGPEILPSLRLSYHHLSLPLKHCFAYCSIFPRNHEFDKEKLILLWMAEGLLHPQQGDKRRMEEIDLNALVGQLNGGFIQQCCFTRPRVPGGLCQIFHS, encoded by the exons ATGGCGGACGCACTCCTCTCGGCTTCGCTCAACGTTCTCTTCGATAGGTTGGCTTCTCCAGAGCTCATAAACTTCATTCGGCGACGGAACCTTAGCGATGAACTCCTCGACGAGTTGAAGAGGAAACTAGTGGTGGTTCTCAATGTGCTCGATGATGCGGAGGTGAAGCAATTTTCAAACCCAAATGTCAAAAATTGGCTGGTCCATGTCAAGGATGCTGTGTATGATGCGGAAGACCTGTTGGATGAGATCGCTACCGACGCTTTGCGGTGCAAGATGGAAGCTGCTGACTCCCAAATCGGTGGGACTCATAAGGCGTGGAAATGGAACAAGTTCGCTGCTTGTGTTAAGGCTCCAACTGCTATCCAAAGCATGGAGTCCAGGGTCAGGGGCATGATTGCTCTACTAGAAAAAATTGCACTAGAAAAAGTTGGGTTCGTGCTGGCAGAAGGTGGGGGTGAGAAACTGTCACCAAGACCAAGATCACCAATATCCACTTCGTTGGAGGATGAGTCCTTTGTGCTCGGCAGGGATGAAATTCAGAAGGAGATGGTGAAGTGGTTGCTTTCTGACAATTCAACAGGCGAAAAAATGGAGGTGATGTCCATAGTGGGCATGGGCGGCAGCGGCAAGACCACGCTTGCTCGGCTTCTCTATAACGATGAGGGAGTGAAGGAACACTTCCACTTGAAAGCATGGGTCTGTGTTTCCACTGAGTTTCTTCTTATCAAGGTCACCAAAACAATTCTTGAGGAAATCGGTTCTAAAACTGATTCTGACAACCTAAATAAGCTTCAGCTTGAACTCAAAGACCAACTTAGTAACAAGAAATTTCTGCTTGTTCTCGATGACATCTGGAATTTGAAGCCTCGTGATGAAGGTTATATGGAGTTTAGCGATCTTGAAGGTTGGAATAGTCTACGAACTCCACTCCTCGCTGCAGCACAGGGAAGCAAGATTGTCGTGACCAGTCGTGATCAATCTGTTGCAACAACCATGCGTGCAGGCCGCACTCATCGTCTGGGAGAATTAAGCCCTCAACATTGTTGGAGGCTTTTTGAAAAGCTTGCATTTCAAGACAGAGACTCCAACGCATTCCTTGAGCTTGAACCCATAGGTAGACAGATTGTGGACAAGTGCCAAGGATTGCCTTTGGCTGTAAAAGCACTCGGTCGTCTCTTGCGCTCTAAGGTCGAAAAAAGGGAATGGGAGGATGTCTTCGACAGTGAAATATGGCATCTGCCAAGTGGTCCTGAAATTCTTCCATCTTTGAGATTGAGCTATCATCATCTTTCTCTACCTCTGAAGCATTGTTTTGCATATTGTTCAATTTTTCCCCGGAACCATGAATTCGATAAAGAGAAGCTGATTTTATTATGGATGGCAGAAGGCCTTTTACATCCACAGCAAGGCGACAAAAGAAGAATGGAAGAGATAG ATCTAAATGCACTAGTTGGACAATTGAATGGCGGTTTCATTCAACAGTGTTGTTTTACCAGGCCCCGG GTGCCAGGTGGGCTCTGTCAAATTTTCCATTCCTAA
- the LOC117928174 gene encoding putative disease resistance RPP13-like protein 1 isoform X4 translates to MADALLSASLNVLFDRLASPELINFIRRRNLSDELLDELKRKLVVVLNVLDDAEVKQFSNPNVKNWLVHVKDAVYDAEDLLDEIATDALRCKMEAADSQIGGTHKAWKWNKFAACVKAPTAIQSMESRVRGMIALLEKIALEKVGFVLAEGGGEKLSPRPRSPISTSLEDESFVLGRDEIQKEMVKWLLSDNSTGEKMEVMSIVGMGGSGKTTLARLLYNDEGVKEHFHLKAWVCVSTEFLLIKVTKTILEEIGSKTDSDNLNKLQLELKDQLSNKKFLLVLDDIWNLKPRDEGYMEFSDLEGWNSLRTPLLAAAQGSKIVVTSRDQSVATTMRAGRTHRLGELSPQHCWRLFEKLAFQDRDSNAFLELEPIGRQIVDKCQGLPLAVKALGRLLRSKVEKREWEDVFDSEIWHLPSGPEILPSLRLSYHHLSLPLKHCFAYCSIFPRNHEFDKEKLILLWMAEGLLHPQQGDKRRMEEIAACTDWESMPKKAGLLYANQVDIFRRSKCTSWTIEWRFHSTVLFYQAPGARWALSNFPFLNIQR, encoded by the exons ATGGCGGACGCACTCCTCTCGGCTTCGCTCAACGTTCTCTTCGATAGGTTGGCTTCTCCAGAGCTCATAAACTTCATTCGGCGACGGAACCTTAGCGATGAACTCCTCGACGAGTTGAAGAGGAAACTAGTGGTGGTTCTCAATGTGCTCGATGATGCGGAGGTGAAGCAATTTTCAAACCCAAATGTCAAAAATTGGCTGGTCCATGTCAAGGATGCTGTGTATGATGCGGAAGACCTGTTGGATGAGATCGCTACCGACGCTTTGCGGTGCAAGATGGAAGCTGCTGACTCCCAAATCGGTGGGACTCATAAGGCGTGGAAATGGAACAAGTTCGCTGCTTGTGTTAAGGCTCCAACTGCTATCCAAAGCATGGAGTCCAGGGTCAGGGGCATGATTGCTCTACTAGAAAAAATTGCACTAGAAAAAGTTGGGTTCGTGCTGGCAGAAGGTGGGGGTGAGAAACTGTCACCAAGACCAAGATCACCAATATCCACTTCGTTGGAGGATGAGTCCTTTGTGCTCGGCAGGGATGAAATTCAGAAGGAGATGGTGAAGTGGTTGCTTTCTGACAATTCAACAGGCGAAAAAATGGAGGTGATGTCCATAGTGGGCATGGGCGGCAGCGGCAAGACCACGCTTGCTCGGCTTCTCTATAACGATGAGGGAGTGAAGGAACACTTCCACTTGAAAGCATGGGTCTGTGTTTCCACTGAGTTTCTTCTTATCAAGGTCACCAAAACAATTCTTGAGGAAATCGGTTCTAAAACTGATTCTGACAACCTAAATAAGCTTCAGCTTGAACTCAAAGACCAACTTAGTAACAAGAAATTTCTGCTTGTTCTCGATGACATCTGGAATTTGAAGCCTCGTGATGAAGGTTATATGGAGTTTAGCGATCTTGAAGGTTGGAATAGTCTACGAACTCCACTCCTCGCTGCAGCACAGGGAAGCAAGATTGTCGTGACCAGTCGTGATCAATCTGTTGCAACAACCATGCGTGCAGGCCGCACTCATCGTCTGGGAGAATTAAGCCCTCAACATTGTTGGAGGCTTTTTGAAAAGCTTGCATTTCAAGACAGAGACTCCAACGCATTCCTTGAGCTTGAACCCATAGGTAGACAGATTGTGGACAAGTGCCAAGGATTGCCTTTGGCTGTAAAAGCACTCGGTCGTCTCTTGCGCTCTAAGGTCGAAAAAAGGGAATGGGAGGATGTCTTCGACAGTGAAATATGGCATCTGCCAAGTGGTCCTGAAATTCTTCCATCTTTGAGATTGAGCTATCATCATCTTTCTCTACCTCTGAAGCATTGTTTTGCATATTGTTCAATTTTTCCCCGGAACCATGAATTCGATAAAGAGAAGCTGATTTTATTATGGATGGCAGAAGGCCTTTTACATCCACAGCAAGGCGACAAAAGAAGAATGGAAGAGATAG CAGCTTGCACTGATTGGGAGTCCATGCCAAAAAAGGCTGGTCTATTGTATGCTAACCAAGTGGACATCTTCAGAAG ATCTAAATGCACTAGTTGGACAATTGAATGGCGGTTTCATTCAACAGTGTTGTTTTACCAGGCCCCGG GTGCCAGGTGGGCTCTGTCAAATTTTCCATTCCTAAATATCCAAAg GTGA